In Novosphingobium kaempferiae, the DNA window GATCTGGCGCGGGTCGGTCTCGTATGCGGTCACGAAGCGGTCGAGCCGCGTGTAGGCGCACTGGATGTCTACGTTGACGATGGCGAGCTTGCTGCCGAACCCGAAGGGGCGACGGGCGGGATTGGCCATGACCTGCTCGAAATACTGGCGGGCGGTCAGCGGCGATTCGACCATATGCGTGCCGACGAGGGTCATGTGTGCTCCGGTGCTGGGATAGGTAGCATATCGGGCTAGCGGCGGGCACACCGCACGCAAGCCCTGCGCAGCGCTGTCCTCATGGAGTGGAAAGCCCGGCGCAGGCGCGGATGAACCCGACCACACCCGCGTTGAGCCGCTCCACCACCTCGCCGCGCTTCGCGTCGCCGGGCCGCAGGCGTCCGAAGGCGCCGTCGAAGTAGTGGTCCATCCCTTCGAACACCATCGGCACGCCGCGCGGCGCGGCATCGCAGGAGACGAGATGCTGGCGCCAGTCGTCCACGAAACCGGGCATCACGTCGGCGGTGCCGGTGACGCAGAGCATGGGCAGCGTGCAGCGGCTCCAGCCTGCCGCGTCGATCACCCCCGGCATCGGCGGCGGTGGGGACAGGGCAACAACGCAGAGCGGTTCCGGGCCAGGCAGCGGGTCTGTTCCGGTCGCCGGATCAAGTAGCGCCCCGCCCGCGACCTGCGCGATCAACGCCCCGTAGCTGTGTCCCACCGCCGCATGGCGCGTGATGGGCGGCAACCCGACGATACCTTGAGAGAGCGTTGCGCTTACCAGCGCGAAATCCTCGACGCGGGTGCGCCGGACTTTCGAAGGATCGTCGATGACTCGCGCGCCGTGCTCCTCGGAATCGAGGTGCATCGGCGCGCAGACCACGAACCCAGCCCGCGCCCAGCGCGTCAGCAGTACACCATAGCGCGAGGGCGCGGCGTTCACCCCGTGCGAAAAGACGATGCCGATCGGATCGTCTGGCAAGTCGAGCGGCGCGCATATCGTCACGTCCACCGCCCTGCCGCCGCTCGCGGCCAGCCGGACGGTGGACGTCGCGATCATTCCGCGACGGCGGGCGGCAGGGTCTCGCCATCCACGAAGCGCCGGGCGACGTGGCCGGACAGCGCGCCTTTCTCCAGCGGCAGCATGTGCCCCGCGCCCTCAATAATGGTGAACTGCTTCTCCGCCCCCCCCACCGCCTCGAAGGCGGCGACGCCGTGTTCGACCGCCAGCGTGCGGTTGTGCCGCGACCACATGACGAGCGTCGGCGTTGCGATCTGCCCGAGCAGCTTCGCCCGCTCCGCCTCGCCGAACAGCGCCGCCTGCGCATAGCTGGAACGGATCGAACCGGTCGGATCCTCGCGGTTCATGAGATCACCGTAACGCTGCACCATCGCCTCGGTCACCAGCAAGGGATCTGCGAAGTTCGCGTTGAGCAGGTTGCGCATGGCCTCTACCGGGGGAAGTGGCACAGGCGCGGGCTTTTTCGGCTCCGAGGCGTTGTTGATGCGTCCGTGCCCGAGCGGAAAGTTGATAAGGACCAGTCGCGAGACGCGCTGCGGATTATGCGCCGCGTAAGCCGCCACCGTCATCCCACCACTCGACGATCCGGCGAGCACGAAGCGCTTGAGGCCGAGGTGATCGACCAACCCGGCGAGCAGCGCTTCCTCGTCGTCGTAGGTGATCGTCGGCCCGTCGCCCTGCCCGGTCAGGCCCCAGCGCAGGCGGTCGTAGCGCACCACGCGATACTCGGGAAACGCGGCCAGCCACGGCTCGTAAGATGCAAGGTCGAGGAACGAACCGTGGACCAGCACGATCACCGGCGCATCCGGGCCGCGCGCGCCCTCGTCGGTATAATGTAGCGGCACCCCGCCCAGCACAGCGAAGCGCGAGCGGTACGTGGCGTAGCGTTCGCGCAGAATTTCGAGCGTGTTCACGGATTGCCTCCCTGTCTGGCCTGCAGGTCTAGCAGCCGCAGTTGGAGCATCCTTCGCGGAAAACCCGGCCTGACCATCAGGCGGGCCCGAAGGCATTGCCGTCGCGGCGGACGCGCAGGCTGCCAGCGCCACGAAAGTGAGCGGGATAAAGCTCGATGCCTTCCTCGGCGGCACGGTCGAGCATGGCGATACGGGTGGCGACGGCAAGATCGGGATCTCCGCAGAAGGCGCTCGTCCATTCGGGCACGCGCAGTTGGATGGGGGAATGGATGGCGTCGCCACAGAACAGCGCGGCACCTTCACGGCGATGCAGGTGGAGCCCGAAATGCTCGACCGTGTGGCCGGGCAACGCCTCGACCGTCACGCCCTCGGCCAGTTCGTCGCCCGCCGTCACGTAGAGCGCGAGGCCATGGTCGACGACCGGCAGGATGCTGTCTTCGAAGGCCCCGTGGTTGACCGGCACGTCGCTCGCCGCAGCAAGGGCGCGCCAGTCCCCCACCTCCCGGCGCGACATGGCGTAGCGGGCGCGCGGGAACGTCGGTACCCAGCGGCCGTCCTCCAGCCGGGTATTCCAGCCGACATGATCGGCATGGAGATGCGTGCAGAGAACGAGGTCGATGTCGTTCGGCGCCAGGCCCTCGGCCGCGAGATCGCGCAACAGGCGGTCGCTGCCGCGCCGGTGCCAGGCGGCATGGCGCGGACGCTCCTTGTGCTGGCCGATGCAGGTATCGACGAGGATCGTGCGCCCGCCTGCGCGCACCAGCCAGGACTTCATGCCGAGGCGCACCTTCTCCATCGCCGGGTCGAGGTGATCGGGACAGAGCCACGACTCCTCGCCCGCAATGCGCGCGGCGTCGGCCATCGGGAAGATGTGGTTGAGGCCGATCTCGAAGCAGTCCTCGTCGATCAGCGGGCGGATTACGGGTTCCATGCGTGCAAGGCTCGCACTGCCGCCCCCGCCCCCGCCAATTGCACGCGCATCAATGTCCGCGCTGCGGACGCCGTGTTCGCCCTGCGGACGAATCGTAAAAAGGGAATCGGAGAGCGCCGCGCAGTTTGTTCAACTCGCGTCAGCAAGGGGTGCGCAAAGAAACGCCCCGGCCCACAGGTTGCGCGATAGCCGGAACACATGTCACTATTCTTTCGGTAAACCGCGATTCACGATCCTTGGGCTCAGGGCGGAAGCGGCCACCTTCGGGGAGGCTTACTGACAGCGCTTAGTTGAATTGCCGGGGGTGTGGTTCGATGGCGAATGTGGAATCGGTGATACGCGGGCTGGAGATCCTCCGCCTGCTCAACATGAGGACGGGGCAGAGCCTGACGGAGCTTGCGGAAGGCTCCGGCCTGCCGCGCGGCACGGCTTACCGGATGCTGTTCACGCTGGAGAATTCCGGCCTCGTGGAGCGCATCCAGAACCGCTACTGGATCACCCAGAAGGTGCGCACGCTCAGCCACGGCTTCGACGACGACTGGGCCTGCGAGGTCGCCCGCCCGATCATGCGCGAACTGGGCCGCAGCGTTCACTGGCCGGTGACGCTGAGCGAGCAGTCGGGCAGCATCGCGCTGGTTCGCGAGACGACCGACGCCGAAAGCACCCTCGTCTTCTCCGAGACCAAGCCGGGCTATCGCATGTCGATGCTCGACACCGCATCTGGCCGCGTGCTGCTGGCCTATGCCCCCGAACGCAAGCAGCGCACCCTGATCGACTACCTGCGCTGCCAGCCCGAGGGGGTCAGCCCCTTTGGCCGAACCTGCGGGGAGGAATTCGACACGATCAGCGGCGTGATCCGCACGCGCGGGTACGATGTCCTGCCGATGCCGCATGGCCGGCAGTCGGCGCTGGCGGTGCCGGTGGTGGACGCTTCCGGCCACGCTGTTGCGGCGCTGGCCCTGCGCTATTTCAACTCCGCGATGCGCCACAGCGACGCGGTGGAGCGCTTCCTCGGCCCGTTGACCGCCACCGCCGCGCGGATCAGCGAGAGCCTCGGCCACCGTGACGGAGCGATGCATTGAGCGAGGGCGCCCGCTACCATGTCCGCGCGCTTGACCGGTCGCTGGCGATTTTGCGCACCCTGAACCGGCACAACGGGCTGCAGGCGACC includes these proteins:
- a CDS encoding alpha/beta hydrolase, with translation MIATSTVRLAASGGRAVDVTICAPLDLPDDPIGIVFSHGVNAAPSRYGVLLTRWARAGFVVCAPMHLDSEEHGARVIDDPSKVRRTRVEDFALVSATLSQGIVGLPPITRHAAVGHSYGALIAQVAGGALLDPATGTDPLPGPEPLCVVALSPPPPMPGVIDAAGWSRCTLPMLCVTGTADVMPGFVDDWRQHLVSCDAAPRGVPMVFEGMDHYFDGAFGRLRPGDAKRGEVVERLNAGVVGFIRACAGLSTP
- a CDS encoding alpha/beta fold hydrolase; translated protein: MNTLEILRERYATYRSRFAVLGGVPLHYTDEGARGPDAPVIVLVHGSFLDLASYEPWLAAFPEYRVVRYDRLRWGLTGQGDGPTITYDDEEALLAGLVDHLGLKRFVLAGSSSGGMTVAAYAAHNPQRVSRLVLINFPLGHGRINNASEPKKPAPVPLPPVEAMRNLLNANFADPLLVTEAMVQRYGDLMNREDPTGSIRSSYAQAALFGEAERAKLLGQIATPTLVMWSRHNRTLAVEHGVAAFEAVGGAEKQFTIIEGAGHMLPLEKGALSGHVARRFVDGETLPPAVAE
- a CDS encoding MBL fold metallo-hydrolase — translated: MEPVIRPLIDEDCFEIGLNHIFPMADAARIAGEESWLCPDHLDPAMEKVRLGMKSWLVRAGGRTILVDTCIGQHKERPRHAAWHRRGSDRLLRDLAAEGLAPNDIDLVLCTHLHADHVGWNTRLEDGRWVPTFPRARYAMSRREVGDWRALAAASDVPVNHGAFEDSILPVVDHGLALYVTAGDELAEGVTVEALPGHTVEHFGLHLHRREGAALFCGDAIHSPIQLRVPEWTSAFCGDPDLAVATRIAMLDRAAEEGIELYPAHFRGAGSLRVRRDGNAFGPA
- a CDS encoding helix-turn-helix domain-containing protein — protein: MANVESVIRGLEILRLLNMRTGQSLTELAEGSGLPRGTAYRMLFTLENSGLVERIQNRYWITQKVRTLSHGFDDDWACEVARPIMRELGRSVHWPVTLSEQSGSIALVRETTDAESTLVFSETKPGYRMSMLDTASGRVLLAYAPERKQRTLIDYLRCQPEGVSPFGRTCGEEFDTISGVIRTRGYDVLPMPHGRQSALAVPVVDASGHAVAALALRYFNSAMRHSDAVERFLGPLTATAARISESLGHRDGAMH